A region of Drosophila mauritiana strain mau12 chromosome 3L, ASM438214v1, whole genome shotgun sequence DNA encodes the following proteins:
- the LOC117141994 gene encoding uncharacterized protein LOC117141994, with the protein MTDYTEYVETAWKYAEWLPYLLVSYVVVTLLPKSLIRMKRFADADYEANRNMFHRCYGPELCCHVLGQEQVAGKVKPKARKPVTRVYPKRQQVASKAELPPPSPAPVKRSNVTKIARMFETGNTRQVSRVAPITLPEIRMFGASDESRDSTPCASRKTSISSQLSAQLQHIEQSMHLWQELEEEPSKKSSGHSDWEPVAVPVPRRTRGTSATPSTASPLSSSPEPEHSRSPVLLRKPPSLCLQTSMEDIFQVIARCAEEPEDCPDCQCLSPVTSIDDILSERRFSRPLSAYSITDLLNEEQASCIEETTYINETR; encoded by the coding sequence ATGACGGACTACACGGAATACGTGGAAACCGCCTGGAAGTATGCGGAATGGCTACCTTACCTACTCGTCTCGTACGTGGTAGTCACCCTGCTGCCCAAGTCCCTCATCCGGATGAAACGCTTCGCGGACGCGGACTACGAGGCCAACAGGAACATGTTCCACCGCTGCTACGGCCCAGAGCTGTGCTGTCACGTCCTGGGCCAGGAGCAGGTCGCCGGAAAGGTGAAACCCAAGGCCAGGAAGCCCGTGACCCGGGTGTATCCCAAGCGTCAGCAGGTGGCTTCCAAAGCGGAGCTACCACCTCCAAGTCCCGCTCCCGTGAAGCGGAGCAACGTCACCAAGATAGCCAGGATGTTTGAGACGGGCAACACGCGCCAGGTGAGCCGAGTTGCGCCCATAACGCTTCCCGAGATCAGGATGTTCGGAGCAAGCGATGAGTCCAGGGACTCGACGCCCTGTGCCTCGCGGAAAACCAGCATCTCCAGTCAGCTCTCGGCCCAGCTGCAGCACATCGAGCAGTCGATGCACCTGTGGCAGGAACTGGAGGAGGAGCCCTCCAAGAAGTCATCGGGCCACAGCGATTGGGAGCCCGTGGCAGTGCCGGTTCCAAGACGAACCCGTGGTACCTCTGCCACGCCATCTACGGCCTCCCCGCTCTCCAGTTCCCCGGAACCGGAGCACTCCCGCTCTCCGGTTCTCCTGAGGAAGCCGCCTTCCCTGTGCCTGCAGACCAGCATGGAGGACATATTCCAGGTGATCGCCAGGTGTGCCGAGGAGCCGGAAGACTGCCCGGACTGCCAGTGCCTGTCGCCGGTGACCAGCATCGATGATATTCTCTCCGAGCGGAGGTTCTCTCGCCCCCTCTCCGCCTACTCCATCACCGATCTCCTCAACGAAGAGCAGGCCTCGTGTATCGAAGAGACCACGTACATCAACGAAACCAGATGA